The following proteins come from a genomic window of Gottfriedia acidiceleris:
- a CDS encoding TVP38/TMEM64 family protein — protein sequence MNAISRIKYSNWRYVRLFLQLIVSFIPIIILVSSLETLLYEFRMVGIFFSFVIVTFAVTAFFNKSEEFLKLTRILVFYYFAVVFLIFLIYYISNIMVITDYYGFEGLFRKNIKIAKWIYFLICFFHPIALPIPEAVTVLAASTVFGSFYGFIIDFVGIVLGNITMFFLARYGGLKVVNRFIKTKHLTKYNEIVKKNETLFITILLIVPILPDEIVSVGAGITNVSTKKYILIVCISKLITSSLLAYSIELTKVFSLSTNQIIILISIIVLVFFFLTKFFKKRKLN from the coding sequence ATGAACGCTATATCTAGAATTAAGTATTCAAATTGGAGATATGTAAGATTATTTCTGCAGTTGATTGTAAGTTTTATTCCAATTATTATCTTAGTAAGTTCTTTAGAAACTTTACTTTATGAATTTAGAATGGTTGGTATTTTTTTCTCATTTGTCATTGTGACATTTGCGGTAACGGCTTTTTTCAACAAGAGTGAAGAATTTCTAAAGTTAACTCGAATTCTAGTTTTTTATTACTTTGCGGTAGTATTTTTAATTTTTTTAATTTATTACATATCTAATATTATGGTTATAACTGATTACTATGGTTTTGAAGGACTATTTAGGAAAAATATAAAAATTGCTAAGTGGATCTATTTTTTAATCTGTTTTTTTCACCCAATTGCTTTGCCAATCCCAGAAGCAGTCACTGTCTTAGCTGCAAGTACAGTGTTTGGTTCTTTTTATGGTTTTATTATTGATTTTGTAGGTATAGTTTTAGGAAATATTACTATGTTTTTTTTAGCAAGATATGGAGGATTGAAGGTAGTTAATCGATTTATTAAAACAAAGCACCTTACAAAATATAATGAAATTGTTAAAAAAAATGAAACGCTATTTATCACGATTTTATTGATTGTGCCTATTTTACCGGATGAAATTGTCAGTGTTGGTGCAGGTATTACCAATGTTTCCACTAAAAAATATATATTAATCGTATGTATATCAAAATTAATAACATCTTCACTACTTGCATACTCGATAGAATTAACTAAGGTATTTTCTTTATCAACAAATCAAATAATAATATTAATCTCAATAATAGTTCTTGTGTTCTTTTTCCTTACTAAATTTTTTAAAAAAAGAAAGCTTAATTAG
- a CDS encoding SDR family oxidoreductase, translating to MILVTGAKGTVGKEVVRELLKVNANFKLSTSKKNTSHVYLNFEDPKSIRPAFQGITKLFLIRPPHLADKKYFEPVIEIAKEVGIEQIVFLSLLGADKNKVVPHSKIEELIINSGIPYTFLRPSFFMQNLLNQHVEELIKENIIFVPAGKGKTSFIDTRDIGIVAAKALTENGHRFKSYSLTGNEAISYYEVAEILSKHLRKDIIYTNPSILTFWRKMRKKGLARDFIIVMIGIYTTAKLGLAKKVTTDLEGLLGREPIKFEQFVIDYLDLLK from the coding sequence TTGATTCTAGTCACAGGTGCAAAAGGTACTGTAGGTAAAGAAGTTGTGAGAGAACTACTAAAGGTAAATGCTAATTTTAAACTATCCACAAGTAAAAAAAATACTAGTCATGTTTATTTAAACTTTGAAGATCCTAAATCAATTAGACCAGCTTTTCAAGGAATTACTAAGCTTTTTTTAATACGTCCTCCACATCTTGCGGATAAGAAATATTTTGAACCAGTTATTGAGATTGCAAAAGAAGTAGGGATTGAACAGATTGTATTTTTGTCTTTATTAGGTGCTGATAAAAATAAGGTAGTTCCGCATTCCAAGATAGAGGAATTAATTATCAACTCAGGAATACCTTATACATTTTTAAGACCAAGTTTTTTCATGCAGAATTTATTAAATCAACATGTTGAAGAACTAATAAAGGAAAATATTATTTTTGTACCAGCGGGTAAAGGGAAAACGAGTTTTATCGATACAAGAGATATTGGTATAGTGGCCGCAAAAGCACTAACCGAAAATGGTCATAGATTCAAATCTTATTCATTAACTGGAAATGAAGCTATTAGTTATTACGAGGTGGCTGAGATATTATCAAAGCACCTACGAAAAGACATAATATATACAAATCCAAGTATTTTAACCTTTTGGAGAAAAATGAGAAAAAAAGGGTTAGCACGCGATTTTATTATAGTTATGATAGGGATATACACAACCGCAAAATTAGGACTTGCAAAAAAAGTGACAACAGATTTAGAAGGATTATTAGGGAGAGAACCAATTAAGTTTGAACAATTTGTTATAGACTATTTAGACTTACTTAAATGA
- the glnA gene encoding type I glutamate--ammonia ligase: MAKFTKEDIFRISKEQNVKYIRLQFTDLLGIIKNVEIPVSQLEKALDNKMMFDGSSIEGFVRIEESDMYLFPDLDTWVVFPWTAEKGKVARLICDIYNADGTPFEGDPRNNLKRMLKEMEALGFTDFNLGPEPEFFLFKLDEKGEPTLELNDKGGYFDLAPTDLGENCRRDIVLELEEMGFEIEASHHEVAPGQHEIDFKYAGAIKACDDIQTFKLVVKTIARKHGLHATFMPKPLFGVNGSGMHCNLSLFTNGKNAFYDETGELGLSETARHFIAGILKHAPNFTAVTNPTVNSYKRLVPGYEAPCYVAWSARNRSPLIRIPASRGLSTRVEVRSVDPAANPYLALSVLLAAGLDGIKNKLEAPAPVDRNIYVMSKEEREEVGIIDLPATLAAALDLLKTDEVIVGALGSHLFEHFVEAKEIEWDIFRTQVHPWERDQYMSVY, encoded by the coding sequence ATGGCTAAGTTTACAAAAGAAGATATTTTCCGTATTTCAAAAGAACAAAACGTAAAGTACATACGTCTACAATTTACGGATTTACTAGGGATTATCAAAAACGTTGAAATTCCAGTAAGTCAGCTTGAAAAAGCTTTAGACAATAAAATGATGTTTGACGGTTCTTCAATCGAAGGATTCGTTCGTATCGAAGAATCAGATATGTATTTATTCCCTGATTTAGACACTTGGGTAGTATTCCCATGGACTGCTGAAAAAGGAAAAGTAGCTCGTTTAATCTGTGATATTTACAATGCAGATGGCACTCCATTTGAAGGAGATCCTCGTAATAACTTAAAACGTATGTTAAAAGAAATGGAAGCTCTAGGCTTCACAGATTTCAACTTAGGGCCTGAGCCAGAATTCTTCTTATTTAAATTAGATGAAAAAGGTGAACCAACTCTTGAGTTAAATGATAAAGGTGGTTACTTCGACTTAGCACCAACTGATTTAGGTGAAAACTGCCGTCGTGATATCGTTCTTGAACTTGAAGAAATGGGCTTTGAAATTGAAGCATCTCACCACGAGGTAGCTCCAGGACAACATGAAATTGATTTCAAATATGCTGGTGCAATCAAAGCTTGTGATGACATTCAAACATTTAAATTAGTTGTAAAGACAATCGCTCGTAAACACGGTTTACACGCTACATTCATGCCAAAACCACTATTTGGTGTAAACGGTTCTGGTATGCACTGTAACTTATCATTATTTACAAATGGTAAAAACGCATTCTACGATGAGACTGGTGAATTAGGTTTAAGTGAAACTGCACGTCACTTCATCGCAGGGATCTTAAAACATGCTCCAAACTTTACAGCTGTTACAAACCCAACTGTAAACTCATACAAACGTTTAGTACCTGGCTATGAAGCTCCATGTTACGTTGCTTGGTCTGCAAGAAACCGTAGTCCACTAATTCGTATTCCTGCATCTCGTGGCTTAAGCACACGTGTAGAAGTACGTTCAGTTGACCCAGCTGCAAACCCATACTTAGCATTATCAGTATTATTAGCAGCAGGTTTAGACGGAATCAAAAATAAATTAGAAGCTCCAGCTCCAGTAGACCGTAATATCTACGTTATGTCTAAAGAAGAGCGCGAAGAAGTTGGAATCATCGATTTACCAGCAACTTTAGCAGCTGCACTTGATCTATTAAAAACTGACGAAGTAATCGTTGGTGCTCTTGGATCACACTTATTCGAACACTTTGTAGAAGCAAAAGAAATCGAATGGGATATCTTCCGTACTCAAGTTCACCCTTGGGAAAGAGATCAATATATGTCAGTATATTAA
- a CDS encoding glutamine synthetase family protein, with amino-acid sequence MKKETILNSVEEHSLEFVQLFFTDVEGVFKHLELPITQIEKILNNETMFDGSSINGFTKIEASDMMLFPDLNTWKVDLNEKVGLFICDVYYPNGTPFEGDPRNVLKRAIEKATEKGFTSFNVGPEPEFFLFTKEGNQLVPNDNGGYFDVAPLDKTVTIRREITKALQALGLEVEALHHEVAIGQHEIDWKYAPGLQTADNIQLFKYTVKSIAEKNGLVATFMPKPIFGENGSGMHCHMSLGNDNGNAFYDQHDSIGLSETARQFIAGVLTHARANASVTNPTVNSYKRLVPGYEAPVYVAWSQSNRTCTIRIPAARGAGTRIEVRNPDPSANPYLALAVLLSAGLDGIERKLTPPVERSENLYLMDDVTRKAEGIETLPGSLLEAVTELENSEFLQQVLGKHVFYSFLQNKKEEWDAYRLRVSEWEKETYLNC; translated from the coding sequence ATGAAAAAGGAAACGATTTTAAATAGTGTTGAAGAACACAGTCTTGAATTTGTACAGTTATTTTTTACAGATGTAGAAGGGGTATTCAAACATTTAGAACTACCAATCACACAAATTGAAAAAATACTTAATAATGAAACTATGTTTGATGGCTCTAGTATTAACGGTTTCACAAAAATTGAAGCAAGTGATATGATGCTTTTTCCAGATTTGAATACTTGGAAAGTCGACCTTAACGAAAAAGTTGGACTCTTCATTTGCGATGTTTATTATCCAAATGGTACACCTTTTGAAGGTGATCCAAGAAATGTGCTTAAACGAGCAATTGAAAAAGCGACTGAAAAGGGATTTACTTCTTTTAATGTAGGACCTGAACCTGAATTTTTCCTATTTACTAAGGAAGGAAATCAGTTAGTTCCAAATGACAATGGTGGATATTTTGATGTAGCCCCCCTAGATAAAACAGTTACAATACGACGTGAAATTACGAAAGCACTTCAAGCTTTAGGGTTAGAAGTTGAGGCTTTACATCACGAAGTTGCAATCGGTCAACATGAGATTGATTGGAAATACGCACCAGGATTACAAACAGCTGATAATATTCAATTATTTAAATATACCGTTAAATCAATTGCTGAAAAAAATGGCTTAGTTGCTACATTCATGCCAAAACCAATTTTTGGAGAAAATGGCTCAGGTATGCATTGTCATATGAGTCTAGGAAATGATAATGGTAATGCCTTTTATGATCAGCATGATTCAATTGGATTATCTGAAACAGCACGACAATTTATTGCAGGTGTTTTAACACATGCTCGTGCAAATGCTTCAGTTACAAATCCTACAGTTAATTCATATAAACGTTTAGTTCCTGGCTATGAAGCACCAGTTTACGTAGCTTGGTCACAAAGTAATCGTACATGTACAATTCGTATACCAGCTGCAAGAGGTGCTGGTACTAGAATCGAAGTACGAAATCCAGACCCATCTGCAAATCCTTATTTAGCCTTAGCTGTTTTATTATCTGCAGGCTTGGATGGTATTGAAAGAAAATTAACACCTCCAGTCGAACGAAGTGAAAACCTGTATTTGATGGATGATGTAACTAGAAAAGCAGAAGGTATTGAAACATTGCCTGGAAGCTTACTTGAAGCAGTTACAGAACTTGAAAACAGTGAATTCCTGCAGCAGGTTTTAGGGAAACACGTATTTTATTCATTTCTTCAAAACAAAAAAGAAGAATGGGATGCATATCGATTACGTGTATCAGAATGGGAAAAAGAAACATATTTAAACTGCTAA
- a CDS encoding MerR family transcriptional regulator translates to MNDQVRRSTPLFPIGIVISLTELSARQIRYYEEHDLIRPARTEGNRRLFSFNDVDRLLEIKTFIEQGLNLAGIKEVLNLKSSEKSKETVVQQVIVEKSISDEQLRKMLRQELYQNGKLGRTSLRQGDISRFFH, encoded by the coding sequence ATGAATGATCAAGTAAGACGCTCAACGCCACTTTTCCCAATCGGAATAGTCATTTCGTTAACTGAATTATCTGCAAGACAAATTCGATATTATGAAGAGCATGATTTAATTCGTCCAGCTCGTACGGAAGGTAATCGTAGATTATTTTCTTTCAATGATGTCGATCGTTTATTAGAAATTAAAACTTTTATAGAACAAGGCTTGAATTTAGCAGGAATTAAAGAAGTACTCAATTTAAAATCGTCAGAAAAATCCAAAGAAACAGTGGTTCAACAAGTCATTGTTGAAAAATCAATATCAGATGAACAGCTTCGAAAAATGCTTCGTCAAGAGTTATATCAAAATGGTAAGTTAGGTAGAACTTCTTTACGACAAGGCGATATTTCTCGATTCTTTCATTAA
- the mtnA gene encoding S-methyl-5-thioribose-1-phosphate isomerase: protein MTTLQQIPESLQWNGESLKILDQTKLPTEIHYFDATTLLDVREAIVKLQVRGAPAIGLAAAYGLYLGVRELETEQIDEFHQQARLLADELISARPTAVNLAWAVEKLIGSSKEAVTVSEAKLIIMEEAIKLHVADEATCKEIGENALTLLHDGAAVLTHCNAGSIATSRYGTALAPLHLAKEKGWEISAYATETRPVFQGARLTSWELNQSGIPVTLLTDNMVGYLLQNKKVDAVIVGADRITANGDTANKIGTLQLAILANFYQIPFYVAAPLSTIDLSIESGNEIVIEQRDRTEVTHIGNVQIAPEGIDVLNPAFDVTPNELITAIITEKGIVSSDYKETFKSWEQE from the coding sequence ATGACTACATTACAGCAAATACCTGAATCATTACAATGGAACGGTGAAAGTTTAAAAATTTTAGACCAAACTAAACTACCAACGGAAATACACTATTTTGATGCAACGACATTATTAGATGTACGTGAAGCAATCGTAAAATTACAAGTAAGAGGAGCACCAGCGATTGGTTTAGCAGCTGCATATGGACTTTATTTAGGTGTTCGAGAACTTGAAACTGAACAAATTGATGAATTTCATCAACAAGCAAGATTATTAGCGGATGAACTAATTAGTGCTAGACCAACTGCAGTTAATTTAGCATGGGCCGTTGAAAAACTAATTGGATCAAGTAAAGAAGCAGTGACTGTATCCGAAGCTAAATTAATCATCATGGAAGAAGCGATTAAATTACATGTAGCAGATGAGGCAACTTGCAAGGAAATCGGAGAAAATGCTTTAACATTATTACATGACGGAGCTGCAGTATTAACTCATTGCAACGCAGGGAGTATTGCGACAAGTCGATACGGAACAGCTTTAGCTCCACTTCACTTAGCAAAAGAAAAAGGCTGGGAAATTTCGGCTTATGCAACAGAAACAAGACCAGTATTTCAAGGTGCGAGACTGACATCTTGGGAATTGAACCAAAGTGGTATTCCAGTTACATTATTAACTGATAATATGGTCGGCTACTTATTACAAAATAAAAAAGTAGATGCAGTTATCGTTGGTGCTGATCGCATTACAGCAAATGGAGATACTGCAAATAAAATTGGAACTTTACAATTAGCGATTTTAGCTAACTTTTACCAAATTCCATTTTATGTAGCTGCTCCATTATCGACAATTGATTTATCAATCGAATCAGGGAATGAAATTGTAATTGAACAACGCGACCGTACTGAAGTAACGCATATCGGAAATGTTCAAATTGCCCCTGAAGGAATAGATGTATTAAATCCAGCATTTGACGTGACGCCGAATGAATTAATAACGGCGATTATTACGGAAAAAGGAATTGTTTCTAGCGATTATAAGGAAACGTTTAAAAGTTGGGAGCAGGAGTAA
- the mtnK gene encoding S-methyl-5-thioribose kinase, with product MNLVTVIERKEYRPLTEATAITYLQKLGYFKNELCECIEIGDGNLNLVFKVNPVGSEKGLIIKQALPYAKVVGESWPLTLKRATIESNATKIYNELIPLHAPKILEHDEEQAVTVMEDLSHLQILRKGFIEKKSYPFLAEHIGEFLAKSLFFTSDFGTSPAKKKELEYLFNNPDLCDITENLVYTDPFFNSETNSFEEELTDEIQGLWNDADLQIEVAKLKLDFLSKKEALLHGDLHTGSIFVSETETKVIDPEFAFVGPIGFDLGQIQANLLFQLFSRTELKDEIIEHILNIEKVFNETFIRLWEQHSVRPFNQKALIKEKLEGYWVDAIGVIGCELIRRSIGLAHVEDIDSLEHNQKIEAKKKVLKFGVYCIKNRFTIRNIGNLLIGLE from the coding sequence ATGAATTTAGTGACTGTCATTGAACGAAAAGAATATAGACCATTAACAGAAGCAACTGCAATTACTTATTTACAAAAACTTGGCTATTTTAAAAATGAACTATGTGAATGCATAGAAATTGGGGATGGGAATTTAAATTTAGTATTTAAAGTTAATCCAGTAGGAAGCGAGAAAGGGTTAATTATTAAACAGGCTCTACCATACGCAAAAGTTGTTGGTGAAAGCTGGCCACTTACTTTAAAGCGAGCTACGATCGAGAGTAATGCGACAAAAATATACAATGAGTTAATCCCGTTACATGCACCGAAAATTTTAGAACATGATGAAGAGCAAGCCGTAACTGTAATGGAGGATCTTTCACACTTACAAATTTTACGAAAAGGTTTCATTGAGAAAAAAAGCTATCCGTTTTTAGCTGAACATATCGGTGAATTTTTAGCTAAATCATTATTTTTCACTTCAGACTTCGGAACTTCACCAGCTAAGAAAAAAGAGCTAGAGTATCTTTTTAATAACCCTGACTTATGTGATATTACAGAAAACCTTGTTTATACAGATCCATTCTTTAACAGTGAAACAAATAGTTTTGAAGAAGAATTAACAGATGAAATTCAAGGACTATGGAATGATGCAGATTTACAAATTGAGGTTGCGAAACTAAAATTAGATTTTTTATCGAAAAAAGAAGCTTTATTACATGGTGATTTACATACGGGAAGCATTTTCGTATCTGAAACTGAAACCAAAGTAATTGACCCGGAATTTGCATTTGTCGGACCGATCGGATTTGATTTAGGGCAAATTCAAGCAAATTTGCTTTTTCAACTTTTCAGCCGTACTGAACTAAAAGACGAAATTATTGAACACATTTTAAACATTGAAAAAGTGTTTAATGAAACATTTATTCGACTATGGGAACAGCATAGTGTTAGACCATTTAACCAAAAAGCTCTGATTAAAGAAAAATTAGAAGGTTATTGGGTGGATGCAATTGGGGTTATTGGATGTGAATTAATCCGAAGAAGTATCGGTCTTGCTCACGTTGAAGATATTGATTCATTAGAACATAATCAAAAAATAGAAGCAAAGAAAAAAGTCTTAAAATTCGGAGTTTATTGTATAAAAAATAGATTTACTATTAGGAATATTGGAAATTTACTTATTGGATTGGAGTAA
- a CDS encoding carbon-nitrogen family hydrolase: MKIACIQSDVILGKSKANLEKMKTQINEAVKENVRIIVLPELWTTGYCLEEIGLHTGEQEAVISELQSIAKLNNVILIAGSFPIARENGVTNTLFVISCTGELVKTYDKVHLFQLMNEHHYLQSGETDGLFEIDGLTAAGFVCYDLRFPEWIGAHSQKGAKVLFFVAEWPIQRMNHWEILLKARAIENQCYVVACNRVGKDLANTFGGGSMIIDPWGELVTKGSTNEEIVFGEIDPKKVDEIRGTIPIFEDRKEEIYKKF; the protein is encoded by the coding sequence ATTAAAATTGCGTGTATTCAATCTGACGTTATTTTAGGTAAATCAAAAGCTAATTTAGAAAAAATGAAAACTCAAATAAACGAAGCTGTTAAAGAAAATGTCCGTATAATAGTATTACCAGAATTATGGACAACAGGCTATTGTTTGGAAGAAATTGGTTTGCACACAGGAGAACAAGAAGCTGTTATTTCTGAACTTCAGTCCATCGCAAAATTAAATAACGTAATATTGATTGCTGGTTCGTTCCCAATTGCAAGGGAAAATGGTGTTACGAATACGTTATTTGTTATTAGCTGTACTGGCGAATTAGTAAAAACTTATGATAAAGTTCATTTGTTCCAGTTAATGAACGAGCATCATTATCTACAATCAGGTGAAACAGATGGCCTTTTTGAAATTGATGGATTAACGGCTGCAGGTTTTGTTTGCTATGATTTGCGTTTTCCGGAATGGATTGGAGCTCATTCCCAAAAAGGTGCAAAAGTTTTATTTTTCGTTGCCGAATGGCCAATTCAAAGAATGAACCATTGGGAAATCTTATTAAAAGCAAGAGCAATCGAAAATCAGTGTTATGTTGTTGCTTGTAATCGAGTAGGAAAAGATTTAGCAAATACATTTGGTGGAGGATCAATGATCATTGACCCTTGGGGAGAATTAGTTACTAAAGGTAGCACGAATGAAGAAATCGTTTTTGGCGAAATTGATCCGAAAAAAGTCGATGAAATACGTGGTACAATTCCTATTTTTGAAGACAGAAAAGAAGAAATTTACAAAAAGTTTTAA
- a CDS encoding pyridoxal phosphate-dependent aminotransferase: MINLNHSKLLNNLPKQFFASLVQKVNQSIGNGHDVINLGQGNPDQPTPDHIIKALQKSVENPLTHRYSPFRGMSSLKNAVVEFYKREYDVDLDPDEEVAILFGGKAGLVELPLCLCDEGDTILVPDPGYPDYLSGISLSKTVPYMLPLLEENQFLPDYKLIPQDVLEASKILFINYPNNPTGAIATEEFFKETVELAKNNQITVCHDFAYGAFGFDGKKPLSYLQTPGAKESGIEIYTLSKTYNMAGWRIGFAVGNKEVISAINLLQDHLYVSIFPAVQEAATAALTESQESVKQLLELYEERRNVFISGCHEIGWEVTAPAGSFFAWLKIPSGFTSQEFADLLLEKAHIAVAPGNGFGEYGEGYVRVGLLSDTDRLKEAVTRLKEIEIFSKFNV, encoded by the coding sequence GTGATTAACTTGAATCATAGTAAACTATTAAACAATTTACCAAAACAATTTTTTGCTTCACTAGTCCAAAAAGTGAATCAGTCAATAGGTAATGGTCATGATGTCATTAATCTTGGTCAAGGAAATCCAGATCAACCTACACCAGACCATATTATAAAAGCATTGCAAAAGTCTGTTGAGAACCCATTAACTCATCGTTATTCTCCGTTTAGAGGAATGAGCTCTTTAAAAAATGCTGTTGTAGAATTTTATAAACGAGAGTATGATGTTGATTTAGACCCAGATGAAGAAGTAGCCATATTATTCGGTGGAAAAGCTGGATTAGTTGAGCTACCACTTTGTTTATGTGACGAAGGAGATACAATTTTAGTTCCAGACCCAGGCTATCCAGACTATTTATCTGGTATATCTCTTTCAAAAACAGTTCCATACATGCTTCCATTACTTGAAGAAAATCAATTTTTACCAGATTATAAATTAATTCCTCAGGATGTTTTGGAAGCTAGTAAAATATTATTTATTAATTATCCAAATAATCCCACAGGAGCTATAGCAACAGAAGAATTTTTTAAAGAAACTGTTGAGCTAGCAAAAAATAATCAAATTACCGTTTGTCATGATTTTGCTTACGGTGCATTTGGTTTTGACGGCAAAAAACCTTTAAGTTATCTTCAAACGCCAGGAGCAAAGGAATCCGGGATTGAAATTTATACCCTTTCTAAAACTTATAATATGGCTGGCTGGAGAATCGGTTTTGCAGTTGGAAATAAAGAGGTTATTTCAGCAATTAATCTATTACAGGATCATCTTTATGTTAGCATCTTCCCTGCTGTTCAAGAAGCTGCCACTGCTGCGCTAACTGAATCTCAAGAAAGTGTAAAACAACTATTGGAACTATATGAAGAGCGTAGAAATGTATTTATTAGCGGTTGTCACGAAATTGGATGGGAAGTAACTGCACCAGCAGGTTCATTTTTTGCATGGTTAAAAATCCCATCAGGCTTTACCTCACAGGAATTTGCTGATCTATTACTTGAAAAGGCTCACATTGCAGTCGCTCCTGGAAATGGATTTGGAGAATATGGTGAAGGCTATGTAAGAGTTGGCCTACTTTCTGATACTGACAGATTGAAAGAAGCAGTTACTAGATTAAAAGAGATAGAAATATTTTCAAAATTTAATGTTTGA
- a CDS encoding 2,3-diketo-5-methylthiopentyl-1-phosphate enolase has translation MSGVIATYQVYDKNHQLEKKAESIALGLTIGSWTNLPQNDQIQLQKHKGKVLSVREIECEENIVNFLGYKPTKGIIEIYYPSLNFSADLPAILTTVFGKLSLDGEIKLIDLNFTDDILALFPGPKFGIKGIREKLDVYDRPLLMSIFKSIIGRDIQYISEELKKQALGGVDLIKDDEILFDTITSITDRVTHGKNILNQVYEKTGHKTLYAVNLTGRTYELKEKALRAAEAGADVFLLNVFSYGIDVLQGLVEDPSINIPIMAHPAVSGAFSSSPIYGIDAGLLLGKLLRIAGADFSLFPSPYGSVALKKETALKIAENLTVSNGLKETFPVPSAGIHPGLVPQLIQDFGIEQVINAGGGVHGHPDGPIGGGNAFREAISATLSGVELKDYALPNTSLQKALQLWG, from the coding sequence ATGAGTGGAGTAATAGCAACTTACCAAGTTTATGATAAAAATCATCAGTTAGAAAAAAAGGCAGAGTCAATCGCGTTAGGTTTAACGATTGGTTCGTGGACAAATTTACCTCAAAATGATCAAATTCAATTACAAAAGCATAAAGGCAAAGTTCTTTCAGTTCGTGAAATAGAATGCGAAGAAAATATCGTTAACTTTTTAGGCTATAAACCGACAAAAGGGATTATTGAAATCTATTATCCTAGCTTAAATTTTTCAGCTGATCTACCAGCAATTTTAACAACAGTTTTCGGTAAGCTATCCCTTGATGGTGAAATTAAACTAATTGATTTAAATTTTACGGATGACATTTTAGCTCTTTTTCCGGGTCCAAAATTTGGTATTAAAGGTATTCGAGAGAAATTGGATGTATATGATCGACCTTTATTAATGAGCATTTTCAAATCAATTATCGGCAGAGATATTCAATACATTTCCGAAGAATTAAAAAAGCAAGCTTTAGGTGGCGTTGATTTAATTAAAGATGACGAGATTCTTTTTGACACAATTACATCTATTACGGATCGTGTCACTCACGGAAAAAATATTTTGAACCAAGTTTATGAAAAAACAGGACACAAAACATTATACGCGGTAAATTTAACGGGCCGTACATATGAGTTAAAAGAAAAAGCATTACGTGCTGCTGAAGCTGGTGCTGATGTATTTTTATTAAATGTATTCTCGTATGGAATTGATGTCCTGCAAGGATTGGTAGAAGATCCATCAATTAATATACCAATTATGGCTCATCCTGCTGTGTCGGGTGCGTTTAGTTCCTCTCCAATTTATGGTATTGACGCAGGATTATTACTTGGTAAACTTTTACGAATTGCGGGTGCAGATTTTAGTCTTTTCCCTTCACCATATGGATCAGTTGCATTAAAAAAAGAGACAGCTTTAAAAATCGCTGAAAATTTAACAGTATCAAATGGATTAAAAGAGACATTCCCAGTCCCTTCTGCTGGAATTCACCCAGGACTAGTGCCTCAATTAATTCAAGATTTTGGAATTGAGCAAGTTATCAACGCTGGCGGTGGTGTTCATGGTCATCCGGATGGACCAATCGGTGGAGGTAATGCATTTAGAGAAGCAATTTCAGCAACATTATCTGGAGTTGAGCTAAAAGACTATGCACTTCCAAATACATCACTACAAAAAGCATTACAACTTTGGGGGTAA